A stretch of Chionomys nivalis chromosome 2, mChiNiv1.1, whole genome shotgun sequence DNA encodes these proteins:
- the LOC130869355 gene encoding carcinoembryonic antigen-related cell adhesion molecule 3-like isoform X1 — translation MEVCSLIPCKGCTPWQGLLLTAFLLTCWHLPTTAQVTIELVPPQVVEGENVLLRVHNLPENLLAFVWHKGVRNMSLGIALYSLAKGLSVTGPIHSGRETVYSNGSLQIHNVTQKDTGFYTFRTINGQVGVSSKTTTYLHVYTSILTCGRPTSSQLTIESVPPSVAEGESVLLMVHNLPENLRALFWYKGVTVFKNHEVARHIIGKNSSVLGPAHSGRETVYSNGSLLFQNFTRNDTGFYTLQTLTTDLKAGVAHVQLRLDSKLHLTSSQLTIESVPPSVAEGESVLLVAHNLPENLRALFWYKGVTVFKNHEVARHIIGKNSSVLGPAHSGRETMYSNGSLKLQNFTRNDTGINTLRTLTTDLKAGVAHVQLRLDTSLSTCCNLFTSVQLMIEPVPQNPVKGESILLLVHNLPKDLRTFSWYKSFYSTQSFKIAEYRRAMNSITWGPAYSRREIVYINGSLLLQDVTEKDAGFYTLQTLNRDFKTENTHIQFHVYNCRLPPTTAQLTIQSMPPNAVEGKNILLVARNIPENLRSFVWYRGATTVNRHKIAQNVITTNRSLLGPAHSGREVVYPNGSLLLHNVTQKDAGFYTLRTLNTQLETQETQVYLHIYKPVTQPFIRVTNIKVIVQSSVVLTCLSADTGISTRWIFNNRSLQLTKRMTLSMTKCQLRIDSVRRQDAGEYQCEVSNPVSSKTSLPVRLVVMNE, via the exons atggaggTATGCTCTCTGATTCCCTGCAAAGGCTGCACCCCTTGGCAGGGGCTCCTGCTCACAG CCTTCCTTTTAACCTGTTGGCACCTGCCCACCACTGCCCAAGTCACCATCGAATTAGTGCCGCCCCAAGTGGTTGAAGGAGAAAACGTTCTTCTACGTGTTCATAATCTACCAGAGAATCTTCTAGCCTTTGTCTGGCACAAAGGGGTGAGGAATATGAGCCTTGGAATTGCACTATATTCACTGGCCAAGGGTTTAAGTGTGACAGGGCCCATACACAGTGGTAGAGAGACAGTGTACAGCAATGGATCCCTGCAGATCCACAATGTCACCCAGAAGGACACAGGATTCTACACCTTTCGAACCATAAATGGACAAGTAGGAGTCTCATCAAAAACAACCACGTACCTTCACGTATATA CCTCCATTTTGACCTGTGGCCGCCCCACATCTTCCCAGCTCACTATTGAATCAGTTCCACCCAGCGTTGCTGAAGGGGAAAGTGTTCTTCTAATGGTTCACAATCTCCCAGAGAATCTTCGAGCCCTTTTCTGGTACAAAGGAGTGACTGTGTTCAAGAACCACGAGGTTGCTCGGCACATAATAGGCAAGAATTCAAGTGTGCTGGGCCCTGCACACAGTGGTAGAGAGACAGTGTACAGCAATGGATCCCTGCTGTTCCAGAATTTCACCAGGAATGACACCGGATTCTACACTCTACAAACTCTGACCACAGATCTGAAAGCTGGAGTAGCCCATGTGCAACTACGGTTGGACAGTAA GCTTCATCTTACCTCTTCCCAGCTCACTATTGAATCAGTTCCACCCAGCGTTGCTGAAGGGGAAAGTGTTCTTCTAGTGGCTCACAATCTCCCAGAGAATCTTCGAGCCCTTTTCTGGTACAAAGGAGTGACTGTGTTCAAGAACCACGAGGTTGCTCGGCACATAATAGGCAAGAATTCAAGTGTGTTGGGTCCTGCACACAGTGGTAGAGAGACAATGTACAGCAATGGATCCCTGAAGCTCCAGAATTTCACCAGAAATGACACCGGAATCAACACCCTACGGACTCTGACCACAGATCTGAAAGCTGGAGTAGCCCATGTGCAACTACGGTTGGACA CATCCCTTTCTACATGCTGCAACCTTTTCACTTCTGTCCAACTCATGATAGAGCCAGTGCCACAGAATCCTGTTAAAGGGGAAAGCATTCTTCTCCTTGTTCATAATCTGCCAAAAGATCTGCGAACCTTTTCCTGGTACAAATCATTTTACAGCACCCAGAGTTTTAAAATTGCAGAATACAGAAGAGCCATGAATTCCATCACCTGGGGGCCTGCCTACAGCAGAAGAGAAATAGTGTATATCAATGGATCCCTTCTACTACAGGATGTTACGGAGAAAGATGCAGGATTCTACACATTACAAACTTTAAACAGAGatttcaaaactgaaaacacacatatacaattcCATGTGTACA ACTGCAGGCTTCCtcctaccactgcccagctcactaTCCAGTCAATGCCACCAAACGCTGTTGAAGGGAAAAACATTCTCCTAGTTGCTCGTAATATCCCAGAGAACCTCCGGTCATTTGTCTGGTACAGAGGGGCAACTACTGTCAACAGACACAAAATTGCACAGAATGTTATAACCACGAACAGAAGCTTGCTGGGGCCTGCACACAGTGGTAGAGAGGTTGTTTATCCCAATGGATCTCTGCTACTCCACAATGTCACCCAGAAGGACGCTGGATTCTATACCCTAAGAACCTTAAATACACAGTTGGAAACTCAAGAAACACAAGTGTATCTCCACATATACA AGCCTGTAACACAGCCTTTTATCCGAGTCACCAATATCAAAGTTATAGTACAAAGCTCTGTAGTTCTCACCTGCCTCTCAGCTGACACTGGTATCTCCACCCGGTGGATCTTCAATAACCGGAGTCTGCAGCTCACAAAGAGGATGACACTGTCCATGACAAAGTGCCAACTCAGAATAGATTCTGTTAGGAGGCAAGATGCTGGAGAGTATCAGTGTGAAGTCTCCAATCCAGTCAGTTCGAAGACCAGTCTCCCAGTCAGGCTGGTTGTGATGAATGAGTGA
- the LOC130869355 gene encoding pregnancy-specific glycoprotein 22-like isoform X2, producing MEVCSLIPCKGCTPWQGLLLTAFLLTCWHLPTTAQVTIELVPPQVVEGENVLLRVHNLPENLLAFVWHKGVRNMSLGIALYSLAKGLSVTGPIHSGRETVYSNGSLQIHNVTQKDTGFYTFRTINGQVGVSSKTTTYLHVYTSILTCGRPTSSQLTIESVPPSVAEGESVLLMVHNLPENLRALFWYKGVTVFKNHEVARHIIGKNSSVLGPAHSGRETVYSNGSLLFQNFTRNDTGFYTLQTLTTDLKAGVAHVQLRLDTSLSTCCNLFTSVQLMIEPVPQNPVKGESILLLVHNLPKDLRTFSWYKSFYSTQSFKIAEYRRAMNSITWGPAYSRREIVYINGSLLLQDVTEKDAGFYTLQTLNRDFKTENTHIQFHVYKPVTQPFIRVTNIKVIVQSSVVLTCLSADTGISTRWIFNNRSLQLTKRMTLSMTKCQLRIDSVRRQDAGEYQCEVSNPVSSKTSLPVRLVVMNE from the exons atggaggTATGCTCTCTGATTCCCTGCAAAGGCTGCACCCCTTGGCAGGGGCTCCTGCTCACAG CCTTCCTTTTAACCTGTTGGCACCTGCCCACCACTGCCCAAGTCACCATCGAATTAGTGCCGCCCCAAGTGGTTGAAGGAGAAAACGTTCTTCTACGTGTTCATAATCTACCAGAGAATCTTCTAGCCTTTGTCTGGCACAAAGGGGTGAGGAATATGAGCCTTGGAATTGCACTATATTCACTGGCCAAGGGTTTAAGTGTGACAGGGCCCATACACAGTGGTAGAGAGACAGTGTACAGCAATGGATCCCTGCAGATCCACAATGTCACCCAGAAGGACACAGGATTCTACACCTTTCGAACCATAAATGGACAAGTAGGAGTCTCATCAAAAACAACCACGTACCTTCACGTATATA CCTCCATTTTGACCTGTGGCCGCCCCACATCTTCCCAGCTCACTATTGAATCAGTTCCACCCAGCGTTGCTGAAGGGGAAAGTGTTCTTCTAATGGTTCACAATCTCCCAGAGAATCTTCGAGCCCTTTTCTGGTACAAAGGAGTGACTGTGTTCAAGAACCACGAGGTTGCTCGGCACATAATAGGCAAGAATTCAAGTGTGCTGGGCCCTGCACACAGTGGTAGAGAGACAGTGTACAGCAATGGATCCCTGCTGTTCCAGAATTTCACCAGGAATGACACCGGATTCTACACTCTACAAACTCTGACCACAGATCTGAAAGCTGGAGTAGCCCATGTGCAACTACGGTTGGACA CATCCCTTTCTACATGCTGCAACCTTTTCACTTCTGTCCAACTCATGATAGAGCCAGTGCCACAGAATCCTGTTAAAGGGGAAAGCATTCTTCTCCTTGTTCATAATCTGCCAAAAGATCTGCGAACCTTTTCCTGGTACAAATCATTTTACAGCACCCAGAGTTTTAAAATTGCAGAATACAGAAGAGCCATGAATTCCATCACCTGGGGGCCTGCCTACAGCAGAAGAGAAATAGTGTATATCAATGGATCCCTTCTACTACAGGATGTTACGGAGAAAGATGCAGGATTCTACACATTACAAACTTTAAACAGAGatttcaaaactgaaaacacacatatacaattcCATGTGTACA AGCCTGTAACACAGCCTTTTATCCGAGTCACCAATATCAAAGTTATAGTACAAAGCTCTGTAGTTCTCACCTGCCTCTCAGCTGACACTGGTATCTCCACCCGGTGGATCTTCAATAACCGGAGTCTGCAGCTCACAAAGAGGATGACACTGTCCATGACAAAGTGCCAACTCAGAATAGATTCTGTTAGGAGGCAAGATGCTGGAGAGTATCAGTGTGAAGTCTCCAATCCAGTCAGTTCGAAGACCAGTCTCCCAGTCAGGCTGGTTGTGATGAATGAGTGA
- the LOC130868620 gene encoding carcinoembryonic antigen-related cell adhesion molecule 3-like, translating to MEVSSVLLCNGCTSWQGLLFTASLLTCWQLPTAIQVRNESVPPQVVEGENVLLLVNGLPKSSKALLPDSHSQFCNPFASSQLMIQPVPRYATEGEEYRRAMNSIIWGPEVRRRDIVYNNGSLMLQDLTEKDAGIYTLAVLNKDSKIEKAYVEFYVKSK from the exons ATGGAGGTGTCTTCTGTTCTTCTCTGCAATGGGTGTACCTCATGGCAGGGGCTTCTGTTCACAG cCTCCCTTTTAACATGCTGGCAACTGCCCACAGCCATCCAAGTCAGAAATGAATCTGTCCCACCCCAAGTGGTTGAAGGAGAAAATGTCCTTCTTCTTGTCAATGGTCTGCCAAAGAGTTCTAAAGCTTTA cttCCAGATTCCCATTCTCAGTTCTGCAACCCTTTCGCTTCTTCCCAACTCATGATCCAACCGGTGCCTCGCTATGCAACTGAAGGGGAAG AATACAGAAGAGCCATGAATTCCATCATCTGGGGGCCTGAAGTCAGAAGAAGAGATATAGTGTACAATAATGGATCCCTGATGCTCCAGGATCTCACTGAGAAAGATGCAGGAATCTACACACTAGCAGTTTTAAACAAAGATTCCAAAATTGAAAAAGCATATGTGGAATTTTATGTAAAGAGTAAGTGA